atatatatatatatatatatatatatatatatatatatatatatatatatatatcatatacctatgctgTGTATCGTGTCTGTACTGAATTCAGTGACATGAttttcatgttgatttgcatgtcaataaagtgatacgccttgttgatttgcatatgaaaggaatgatcagcgcgtctttctttcattcaattgaatatttgcatatgaaaaagtgatacgacctgttgatttacataacaaagcctgatacggcctgttgatttgcataccggactacttacatggtggcgccctaatcaaaacaaaccgtggtgcccgtctatgatttctactttgactacgatatcatgtccgatctccaaaagtggcagggttttgaagcatagagaaatgcggggtaactaaataaaacacatgtgtcgatatcggattaactgctagtagtgctaccaatttgaacaaattaaagagcagagcatcacaccgtacgggcactgacagatcgatgacagaccagctgttccgtccgtgcgcgtgcataagcacagacgcgcagacgacaagcaaaatTGCTATggacatgtcggaggaccggcaaattcaaaagcacaactttcaaaaatatcatgtattcatggtaaatgcgttctggaaaataataccaaacacaacacttgcatgtaccgtacggattcggtagatatcctacatgttgatgacagagttcaagcacttctctgctcaaccgtaaaataattgtcaatgagcagctgatagattacgtcagacgctagtatatcaatccgccttagcaagatgacgcaaacaaatgtagtccatcaagaaaaaccactGTGAAACGTATCATGTTTGAATATAcaagatttattcattcaataacgtgggcataggtatatgataaagaggttatccctcgatatcacctcttggtagggtcgtattgctgctcgtgcggttgtgggccgcatcacactcgtcttcgactcgtgtgatgcggcccacaaccgcactcgcagcaatacgaccccacaaagaggtgatatcgagggataacctcataatatcacatacatagacccagttatccctatagtatgacgtcacactataggtatacgGTTTACAGGATTTCCGTATACCCCTtcttctgacgtcagaagtaggggtATACGGTCGGCACTTTTTTCTACTGAAACTGTTTGTAAGCACTTTCGTGCAGATGAAAATTGAGTGGTCCCAAAGGAATTTACTGGAAAATGTGGTAAGGTAATATATAGCGAAATGTCAAAGCTTTAGATAGCGatgattgtgaaagtttgtctgtttttttcaACTGGGGAAAACAAGAGCGTTCACTGTCGTCTGCTCCCTACGTTTGCTTCTAGCCGTACTGTGCCAGTTCGTCACAAGCCATAAACAGCCGAGTCATCGCTCAAAATCGACAAATTTATCATCGAACAAGAATCAAACATATCATAAGAATATGATGTATCAATATAAACACATCATCCTGTCAGGTGACGGGTTAAATTTTTAGCATCGGCAAAGTGTTGTATTGCTGTTGAACCTCTGCGGTAGGCTGTACTAAAGCGAGAATATTTTCTGTAGGAACGTACTGCAAACGCGGTTTTCGGTAGCTTGTATGTGCCACTTCGTCGACAGCTCGATAGGAGCCGCGACCATACAATGCAGTaagtgttttcataagacacaagTAAAAGTGAGATCGAATGAACGCTACATGGCAAACGTTAAAAGTTTCTTGTTGCGGTTTGTTAACTGTTACTGTTTATGATTTTAGTTTTCATAATTGCGACGAACGGTATACATTTTTCCTCTCAATTTCAAACAGCGCCCAAGGCGCTGAGAATATATGCGAACGTATGATCTTCATGCGGCATCGTACTCCACCAGTCCTCGCGAGTTTCGAGCAATATCATTGTCCTAGGTAATAATTGTATAATTGTTACAAAAATGACCAACAAGAACGATGTGACACAGTTCAATGGTGGTTTTATTCGTATATTATGACCGAAGTCAGGAAGTTGACACGATTTTTAGATCACAGTAAAATGAGTATAAACAACGTGTAATCACAGCTATGAACAGCAAGACAGGGTTAAATTTCGAtgcatttttttacattattactttaccttcaaacaaaataatacatcTGAAGATACTATATCATCCTCCTTTCCCATGTCCTCGTTGATAACGGCTATATCCATTCAAGTTTTGCGCTGAAAACCGCTGAAAACAGCGAGAGACTGCTCTGACGCATCAAGAGGAACGTGCGTCCGAATGTGAAACGGAATCAGCTGGAGCCGTACCACTTCATCCGCCACGCTGACATAATAAAGGTCCAAATTACATCGCACgggaaagtgaattttattcaaataaaaaaagtgggtctatgcatgtgataaatatataatctcccagtatttctcactcatatgacgtcatcgaagactcGTGTTTCTCCAAACATGGcagtatccctccgagccggtAGGCGAGGAGAGATACTGCGCTATGTTGGGGGAAACTCtagtcttcgatgacgtcacactcgttagaaatactgggagattatatataaatatattatgtatgtatgtatgtatgtatgtatgtatgtatgtatgtatgtatgtatgtatgtatgtttataaaATGGCTCAAATTCAATATTCAGCAATTATGCGCAATAAATTTCCTtacatatatgaatatatatatgaatatatatatatatatatatatatatatatatatatatatatatatatatatatatatatatatatatatatatatatatatatatatatatatatatatatatatatatatatatatataatatatcttcatattcatatatataagCTACAACACataactttaaggtagaatacccTTTAAACTAGTTGCAAAGCATATTTTGTCCCGTTCAGCCATTTGTCATTGAACCTGTATGCATTATAAACATCTTTGTATGTACTTTCAAGATATGTTTTTGACACAAAGGGCCGGTGGTCTATAGtgtgaaagaaagaaatattcggaaagtttaagcaaaagtttaagtctttcactttcgaggcgcatatacTGCCTTAAGAGTAGAGAAAGAAACTGCACTTCAAAGACTGATTAATGAGAGAAACGCATAAAGCAGGCTAGAGAACAGCGCATACTTTAGTCCTGTGTCCATGcctttttatttcatgtttGACCACAGCTGTACTTCATCCCCTATTTACATCTGGTCATTGAAACTGTTCACGTGATCTTTGCCAGTCTTCACATATATCAAACTGATATCAAGATGATCCTCAGTAAGTAAGCATTTAAAACGTGCTCTAATTTACAGTGATAATTTATCCCATTCGGGCTTTAGTTTAAtttaatttcattcaaatttaattagattttttgtttcatgtttagGGTTTGGATATGGAATGATGCTCACCCCAGGAACTGGGATATTTGCCCTGTTCATAAAGAAACGCTTTGCGGTTGCTAATTATATAGTTGCCCTATCTGGTGGTGTTGGTGTGTTCATATTCCCACCGATGTTGCAGATTTTAATAGATGACTATGGGTGGAGGGGCACCGTTTTGGTATTCTGTGCGATCAATGCCCATCTTGGCATCGCTGCTGCACTGTTCAGATCAAGAAAAACCCTCGCGGAGGACAATAAACACGTAGAGGAGCCTGTCAGCACTGAACGTGGAGACGGTGAATCGCCAACGAGAAATCTTCGACAGTTACTGCTGATTTGCGACTGTGATTTATTTACCAAACACCCAGCTTTTGTCGTCTTTGCAGCATCCTACTTTACTGGAGTTGGAATCGGATTCTTCGGAGCACCATCACACCTTGTTGCCCGTGCTGAAGATCAACAGCTAGGGTCCCCCGATGAAATTGCATTCATTGTGTCATTGTTTGGCATCGCCAGCACTGCCGCCAGACTGTTACTTACCCTCGAAGCGTGTTGTCAAATCAACAAACAAGAAATCTACAACATCTTGTTCGGCATAGCGTTTCTCCTTGCTGGAATAGCAAACATATTGAGCGCGTTTGCAACCTCCTACGCAACATATGCTGCATATGCCATAGTCTTCGGCCTCATGAGTGGCCTTTGGTTCGGTTTATTCGGCGTCGTCCTCAAAGCCTCGCTTAATGCCGAATTATTTGTAGCAGGAGTTGGACTGAGTGGACTGTGTATCGCTGTTGGTGGATTAATTGGACCAATTTGCGCAGGTAGAAGAGTTTGCTTATTATTAGGGATTCAATAATGATGGGGATATGAACGAAGAGGCACTTTTTTGCGCATGCTCCGTTCGGAAAAATGTCcgtatgatgtcataggtcaacAGGggccagggtgcaaagggttaaagggtcTTTAATAGTCGGTAGATCATATGCACTTGAAGCTAAAATATCTTATACTAAAGTGGCAGGACTGATAAAAATATGTTGGCACGTTTTACTCAACTAAAGgacgtgtatagaagtatcactgcttgctgatttggaccatgcctacacattTTAACGGGCTGAATGGCGcccccacggaaaagtacaaaaacacagtatttcctgcacatacataTCTTAATCATACCAGAAAAAagtatgatgccatttacttgaattaaCAACACACGATtgtcaacattttgtttttgtgatctttattttctctgtcatatgaatagtttttgaaaatggcaggaatctaaaatgatgtaaaaACGTTTGAATGTACATGTCACTTTCGACACTTAAGACAGTGTTACACACTTTTTCAGtccttattcaaagaaaactttggGAAAACTGACGATATTTTTAGATCACTTTATTACACGCATAtgtttgcagctattggggctttaaatgtTTGCAATATCGATAAAAATACAACACATCTTTCTTGTTATTGGATGGAAAATAACTTCTTTTAGACCATTAGCTGtattgtttgatgaaatttggtgcagtgtGTCGTTTTGCTATTTATTGCATGTCGACATACCTGGTCTACGACTTACCAACAGAGcctcagacagacagatagatagatagatagatagatagatagatagatagatagatagatagatagatagatagatagataggtagatagatagatagatagacagagagGCATCTGAATATTGTGCTTCATGACCTTGTTCTAAAGTAAGCTACTCTGTACACTCAATTTATATCGATAAAAGTCCTCCTTTGCACAGTTTACGTTTGTTCTAAGTAACGATTGGCTCCGCCTTCGATCAGCACAATTTTACTTGGACGCCATCTATTTTGAACTTTCATGCGATACATGCACAAATGTTATAAGGTCAAATCAGGATAGTTagataaatgttaaaaaattgtcaccaacGATACTATGACTTTAAACGTGCAATTTATTTCACAGGTTTCATCTATGATGTCACTGGAGATTATAACTACAGTTTCTACTTTTACGGATCTTTCATGATCTTGGAAGTGTGATAATGTTGCTATCGCAGTGTTTCTACATAAGGAGACATCGACTGTCATCGAAGAAAAATGATTCCACGAATTCAAGTCCGCCAATGGTGTACAGTGACGTTGGAACACAAACAGGTGGTGATACACTTTAGGTTTTGCTCCGTAGCAAGGACATAGTGACGATGTATGACGAAACTTTATGCAAAGTTACTGAAAAACTTTGAGACTTCCATACATCACAAACTCTGTTTTTGTTCAATGGCGCCCACTAGACCGCAAGCCGACCCTGAAGCATTGGGAAGACAGGCAAATATCCGAGTGAGCAAGGACATGGTGACGATGTATTCATTTTCCTTTTATGCTTACTGTGTCCAATGGGCAAAGACAAAAAAGAATGAGTAAAAAGTACAACAGAACACGTGAAAgaataaaaatgtcatttgagTAGAAGCCTCCTATGGCAACCCATAGGTTTATTTCCCATAGGAGCGTAGGGGACTGCCTACATGTCCGCCCCTAGGGAtgggtaggtgttttgttgtattgctaataaagggcagtgctaagttaagaccaaaataccaaaggttggtagaataaacctttattagcaatacaacaaaacacctacccacccctagGGGCAGACATGTAGGCAGCCCCCTATGGTAGCAGTATAGGCCAACAACAGTAGCCACGAGAGTGCTGTGTCATACGAACCATAACATTGCAATGCATGTACAAGTGAAGTGTCATGTACCGAGTCAAATTCTTTGGAAAAGTCGGTTTTTACAAACACTATTAACTCGATTATTAGATAAAAACTAATGTCTGACTAATTTGTAAATAACATGACGTTACTTTGTCGATGTAgtagactttgttcaagtcggtgaattgttaaaaataaaatcatttgtaatagtttctcttgtgtctctcctatttcatacaaatcttTTGGAATTCGGTGCCCCGGGCcggccaggttttcctagcgattgaacATGTTACCTTTGAGTacgtgagttagtttctgctggattccgggagaaactcccctgtatagcgttcaccccactcatgcatttcatatgaaaacagaacacaaaacaTCGCGTTCACCttactcaaacattcacaaatcacagacttgaaccaagtctatcgATGTAGATCTGACAGGGTAAAGGTAGGTCGctcctcgaaattgaaagacttcgaTTTTTGCCCAAACGTTCTCAAAGAAACTCCAAACCTCTACCTTTGGCAGTGAATGATAAAAATCCGGGGTCACCTTGCAGAAGTTTGCACTAAAGGAGCAAATTATCCaacatttaccgacacttgTAATGGTCGCCAACTCCGTGCTTACTCTTTGGCGATAAAGCAAAGTTtcgatttgtacaaaaataagttGGTGAAAATTCATCTTCTCCATGAGCTTCGGATGAGCCCCCACAAAtagtaaactgaaaaaatatagtaGTAGTTTGAGAAGCCGACTATTTGTCCAAGaggggcattctaccttaaaggaatGCTAGTCCTTGATGACGGAACGTTGAACCTGATTGTAAACAGTGTTCGGAGGTCTGTAGCTAAACAGTGGTAACAGTGATATGCTGATAGTATGAGAAATGTTGTCCACAGCCGGATCGAAATATTGGAGAAAGGACATTTAAAAAGTCAAGTCGCTATCTTTtgaacttttttgaattttatgaacACATTAAATACTTTGGTAAAAGCCATCAGTTGGCCAAATAATGTTGATGACGtacttgaaaaatattcaaaaatacctCATTGTGCTTTACGCAGGcagtgtgttttgtttgtgacCTATAGACGACATGAAGTAAGTTCCATCCCAGTGGATTTACTGTAAGACAAATAttgctacattgtatgagaGCGCTTTTGTTATTTATAGGCGCCACACAATACAAATTTTGTTAGTTTTGTCTTCATTCCCATTCAATCTATCTTCCAACAGAAAACACAATACACAATGCTAATCACTTTGTTCATGAGGAGTGTGGCTCACATGCTTTATTCTGGACTAGGGCACTTGAAAAAGATTACCAGCGAAGTGTACCGTTAAAAGACTTACGACAATCTGCACAGAAAAATTACCCCGCGCTAAAAACCAGAGTTAAAAACCCTTTGTtctaaaatgttttcaaaggAAAAAAGTTCTCTTGAAAAGCGTAGGTAATTTACAATTGAAACAACTTGTCTGGAAAAGCGCAAGTAATTTACAAATTAAGTACGAAAATTAAAAAGAGGATTCATAAAAGGGTGGGGGGGGACTCGGTGTCTCACAGTGCCCTGGCCCGTTGAAGCGTGAGTCTGGACTGGTGCTACCTCGTGTGGCACCCTCACTTCATCCACAGTCACAGCCAATCAACGGCCTAAAATGTTTCCTTCGAAACTTCCCACCAATCACCGATCAAGGCAATCCCGCCAAGATTACAACAGCATTGCAGCTGGTGTCATTCCTTTGCTACAGTTTACATACTTTGTATCTATCATCTGAGATCCACCCCAGCCTACATAGCTACATATCTCTGTGCcgacaaaacaaattttaacgCTTACTTCGAACCgctataaaatattataaatgcCAGCATGACGTCTGATACTGTGTAGCAGTTCATATTCAGGTATGTCATGAATTGACCTTTGTGTCAAGCTGGGGCTTGACCCGCGTTTTTTCTACTAATAATACTGTGTACACAAACGGAATGGAAATTTTCCAAGGTCTACCGTTTTctgacatctttcaataagtctAACAACATCAGTAACTTGTCATTTCCgacaattttagtgaaaaaGGCCAAAAGATAGtgactttttctttttaaactagtaattttatgcaaattttaaagaatCTCATCAATAATCGATTTTGCAATATATGTACATtgaagcaataacccccgccgcgggtgggaaactccaaaatttgtGTTCAATTCGTAGTAAAATAAGACGGGacgggacggctgtggtgttgacttaatcaaatGCGCTGATAGGGAAACCCGAtaagcaagttggcaatgtttgcggaGCAATCAGTAAAGTGGTATGTAAACAGGTTTGAGAtgagataaggacttgtaggtaataaagaaagcagtcagaggGTTTAGACTTGAAATCTTTATATGAGATATCACggtcaaaatgataaaataaaataaacctttGCACAAGGAACCCCACCCTACCTATCCCACTCCAGGGGACTGGCTGCTGTCCCCCGTGCCCAAAGGTTATGTGTTATCTGCAGTAAGACACTGTACAAATATAGTGACGTATACGAGAATAAATTGCCTAACAAGATACTATAGAAAACCATAATTTATCTGTATATCGAAATTCGGACTTTGATCTTTGAAAAAAGTGGACTCTTTTGGATAAAGTACATACTCCTTAATTGGCTTCCGCATTAACCCTTTATGCTGGTTGATGGCCCGCTGTAGCAccgctaaaacagtattttagcattaGTTCAAATAAATGTACTAATATAACGAGATTGCATCATGATGGTGGATGAGAGCATTATGGTTCCCATTTGTGTTTAGCTTTCCGAAAGCAGGTCGTTTTCTTAATAAATTTGTTACCTATTTCCCTAGGACGTTATCTCTTTACATGAAATGATGTCATATAGTAGCTTGATTTCTGCATGCGTATTTTCATCGCAGTGTTCTCATGAAAAGGGTTTTGTaaaggccagtagctgtaactgagctgtttgttttcactgtttttgttctGACTACTACAGTCATTTGTTCAGCTCCCCAACGCATGTAGTTCGTGGACTAGAGgaggtctacgtgcaccccccagACAGGATGACGAACCTGTATTTTTctgaagccttgggatccctagaatacgaaatggaattttaacagaaaaaatatagggatgcaatagctgttactgtcatgttttgaagggtaccgcaaaatcacgattttgcgacGCACATGCATTTTCGTCATCTGCTGagtttatttttaaacataacctcacttgtttggcaTTAATAGGAAGgcgatttattcttctttaagatgatatattgtaatatgcaatatcttctacagtttttgtgaaatataacctaaacttaccccataccccaaaatttaaatcgcaaaatacagtaaatctcaatcgtaccaatttttagctagacttaataaaaaatgcaatgctttgtatgaaatctgttttattcgGTAAAGGGACATgccagaaatatgaaatagacttttaacagaaaaaatatttggactctacagctgtaacagtcatattttgaagagtaTCACAAAATCACAGTGATGCCGACTCGCATGAGTTTATTTaaagggaagttcaccaaggatgatttttacatatatgctagctttgtggtcacttaccctggaaaagctattttcgccatttataacttgcacgatttttacaaaaaccgatagaaatagtacaggaagttgcccatgtaatttgaatcatgggaaaaaagcgccaagcttggagcttgcatcatgtgatatggaaggcaccattttcccatgggtatggcattgtccactcacccatgcttaaaccaggctgtgcgtatttacataacttttgtttatactgagtatccttgtataaacgatgaatcactcacaataaactgtccactgtcagattttgtgttgctgtttactactgtattactgtgagtggacaatgtgggggccatacccatccgaagatggtcccttccatatcacatgatgcaagctcctaGCTtgggcttttttcccatgattcaaattacatgggcattttcctgtactatttttatcatttttgtagaaaatagggcgagttataaatggtgaaaatagcttttctgggtaaatgaccacagagctaccacatatgtaaaaatcatccttggtgaacttcccctttaaaatatgtctttctataagtcatctgctgagctttttttaatataacctaacttgttaggtatcattagaaagttaatgcactagtctttaaaatgaaactttgtaacatccaatatcttgtatactttcatgaaatatgaccaaaactacC
The DNA window shown above is from Ptychodera flava strain L36383 chromosome 5, AS_Pfla_20210202, whole genome shotgun sequence and carries:
- the LOC139133274 gene encoding monocarboxylate transporter 3-like, which translates into the protein MAIADTSMESTEESLHSRHTQKETQDGGCQGWLVVLGSFICGLFAYGIYPAMGPLLVAIQRYFKASSAGTAWILSLIVFLQFGVGPISNVCVKKIGFRMTVMCGAAISSFGFFLSYFAKSILFLYFSLGLCVGFGYGMMLTPGTGIFALFIKKRFAVANYIVALSGGVGVFIFPPMLQILIDDYGWRGTVLVFCAINAHLGIAAALFRSRKTLAEDNKHVEEPVSTERGDGESPTRNLRQLLLICDCDLFTKHPAFVVFAASYFTGVGIGFFGAPSHLVARAEDQQLGSPDEIAFIVSLFGIASTAARLLLTLEACCQINKQEIYNILFGIAFLLAGIANILSAFATSYATYAAYAIVFGLMSGLWFGLFGVVLKASLNAELFVAGVGLSGLCIAVGGLIGPICAGFIYDVTGDYNYSFYFYGSFMILEV